One Rutidosis leptorrhynchoides isolate AG116_Rl617_1_P2 unplaced genomic scaffold, CSIRO_AGI_Rlap_v1 contig180, whole genome shotgun sequence DNA window includes the following coding sequences:
- the LOC139881659 gene encoding CBS domain-containing protein CBSX2, chloroplastic-like encodes MGSLSFASSLHSTQLSVVNSFSNKNCEVPRSCLAYYRCNRRSFDFHGGSLSRRRYRQSVTVAAAGASVTNSVPPRNGSYTVGDFMTRKEDLHVVKATTTVDEALEMLVEKRITGFPVIDDDWNLVGVVSDYDLLALDSISGGAQGDANIFPDVDSSWKAFNRIQRLLSKTHGKVVGDLMTPAPLVVRETTNLEDAARLLLETKYHRLPVVDGYGKLIGIITRGNVVRAALQIKRANEHSS; translated from the exons ATGGGATCTCTTTCTTTCGCAAGTTCTCTCCACTCCACGCAGCTTTCAGTCGTTAACTCGTTTTCTAACAAAAACTGTGAAGTGCCCCGTTCTTGCCTCGCTTATTATCGCTGCAATAGAAGGTCTTTTGATTTTCATGGTGGTAGTCTCTCGAGAAGGCGATATCGCCAGTCTGTCACCGTTGCAGCTGCGGGAGCAAGTGTGACAAACTCTGTACCT CCGAGAAATGGGTCATACACCGTCGGCGATTTTATGACAAGGAAAGAAGATTTACATGTTGTCAAGGCCACAACAACTGTAGATGAAG CTCTAGAGATGCTTGTGGAGAAGAGAATAACCGGCTTCCCTGTGATTGATGATGACTGGAATTTG GTTGGTGTTGTTTCAGATTATGACCTTTTGGCACTTGATTCTATATCAG GTGGTGCTCAAGGGGATGCAAACATTTTCCCTGATGTCGATAGTTCTTGGAAA GCTTTCAACAGGATACAGCGATTGTTAAGTAAGACTCACGGAAAAGTTGTCGGTGACTTGATGACACCTGCACCACTTGTTGTTCGGGAAACTACCAATTTGGAAGATGCTGCAAG GTTATTGCTGGAAACGAAATACCATCGATTGCCGGTGGTAGATGGCTATGGCAAATTG ATTGGAATCATAACAAGGGGAAATGTGGTCAGGGCTGCCCTGCAGATAAAGCGTGCGAACGAGCATTCTTCTTGA